The genomic region GACCGCATCTCGCTGCTGGTCGCGCGGCCGATGCGGCTGACGATCTTCGTGCTGGGGCCGCTGCTCACCATCATCGAGACCATCGTGCTGGCGCTGATGAAGCTGCTCGGCATCAAGGTCGGGGCGCATCAGGCGGTGCTGTCGCCGACCGAACGTCTGCGCGGTGCGGTCGATCTGCTGCATCACGAGGGCAAGGTCGAGAAGCAGGACCGCGACATGCTCGGCGGGTTGCTGGATCTCAGCGAGCTGCAGGTCTCCGACGTCATGGTCCATCGTACCGAGATGACCATGGTCAACGCCGACCTGCCGCCCGAGGAACTGGTGCGCGAGGTGCTGGCGAGCGAATATACCCGCATCCCGCTGTGGCGGGAGAAGCCGGAGAACATCGTCGGCGTGCTGCACGCCAAGGACCTGCTGCGCGCGATGCGCGCCAACGACGGCGACATGTCCGCGATCGATGCCACCGCGATCGCGCTGCCGCCCTGGTTCGTGCCGGAGATGCGTCCGGTCTCCGAACAGCTGAAGGCATTCCGCCGCCGCAAGACCCACTTCGCGCTCGTGGTCGACGAATATGGCGAGGTCGAAGGCATGGTGACACTGGAGGACATCCTGGAGGAGATCGTCGGCGACATCTCCGACGAGCACGACGTCGTCGTCGCCGGCGTGCGTGCCCAGCCGGACGGCTCGGTCGTGGTCGACGGCTCGGTGCCGATCCGCGATCTCAACCGTGCGATGGACTGGCGCCTGCCGGACGAGGAGGCGACCACGGTCGCCGGCCTCGTGATCCACGAGGCGCGCTCGATCCCGGAGCGCGGCCAGAGCTTCACCTTCCACGGCTTCCGCTTCCGCGTGCTCCGCCGCGAGCGCAACCGCATCACCGCGCTGCGCATCGTCGCCGTCCCGCGCGAGACCGAGCTGGACGAGAAGAAGCCGAAGCGGGCGGGGACGGCGTTCTAGGGCTGGGCGGCAAGCGCAACTCGACCCTATCACCGTCACCCCCGCGCAACGGCTTCGCCGTTGTCGCT from Bradyrhizobium elkanii USDA 76 harbors:
- a CDS encoding HlyC/CorC family transporter, with the protein product MGWFTFSIVLLCLFISAFFAASETALTGASRASMLRLSKQGNTDAGVVSKLFNMRERMIGALLLGNNIANIGASALATGVFTAWFGDVGVLYATAVMTVMVVVFAEVLPKTIAINAPDRISLLVARPMRLTIFVLGPLLTIIETIVLALMKLLGIKVGAHQAVLSPTERLRGAVDLLHHEGKVEKQDRDMLGGLLDLSELQVSDVMVHRTEMTMVNADLPPEELVREVLASEYTRIPLWREKPENIVGVLHAKDLLRAMRANDGDMSAIDATAIALPPWFVPEMRPVSEQLKAFRRRKTHFALVVDEYGEVEGMVTLEDILEEIVGDISDEHDVVVAGVRAQPDGSVVVDGSVPIRDLNRAMDWRLPDEEATTVAGLVIHEARSIPERGQSFTFHGFRFRVLRRERNRITALRIVAVPRETELDEKKPKRAGTAF